Proteins encoded together in one Pseudomonas sp. TCU-HL1 window:
- a CDS encoding biotin-dependent carboxyltransferase family protein: MSALRVIKPGPLSVLQDTGRHGWQHLGISPAGPMDPLAAAWANRLLGNPRRCAVLEIALGGVELEAEDALWVAVTGADMPLNVDGEPRLGGSRFRLEAGQRLQIGYARSGQRAYLALVDGIRAEPVLGSVACQLREGLGGLDGEGARLAEGDLLLGGSAEFPRGASVPWPWQPDYKAAQVLRVIIGGDAASFDAEQARAFFEGGWLLSPHSDRMGARLQGEPLVAPQRQWSQGVVSGAIQVPPDGQPIILMADRQTMGGYPILGWVHALDLGRLAQCPANQVLRFTVMSLDDSQDELREFYRFFGR, from the coding sequence ATGAGTGCCCTGAGGGTGATCAAGCCCGGCCCCCTGAGCGTGCTGCAGGACACCGGCCGCCACGGCTGGCAGCATCTGGGGATATCCCCAGCGGGCCCCATGGACCCGCTGGCGGCGGCCTGGGCCAATCGGCTGCTGGGCAATCCACGACGTTGTGCGGTGCTGGAAATTGCCTTGGGCGGCGTAGAGCTGGAGGCAGAGGACGCGCTCTGGGTGGCCGTGACCGGCGCCGACATGCCGTTGAATGTCGATGGCGAACCACGCCTTGGCGGGTCACGTTTCCGCCTGGAGGCCGGGCAGCGCTTGCAGATCGGTTACGCCCGCAGTGGCCAGCGCGCCTACCTGGCACTGGTGGACGGCATCCGCGCCGAACCGGTGCTGGGCAGTGTCGCCTGCCAGCTGCGCGAAGGCCTGGGCGGGTTGGACGGGGAGGGCGCCCGGTTGGCAGAGGGTGATCTGCTGTTGGGCGGGAGCGCCGAGTTCCCTCGCGGCGCCAGCGTGCCCTGGCCGTGGCAGCCGGATTACAAGGCGGCACAGGTCTTGCGGGTGATCATCGGCGGCGATGCCGCCAGCTTCGACGCGGAACAGGCCCGGGCCTTCTTCGAGGGTGGTTGGCTGCTCAGCCCGCATTCCGATCGCATGGGCGCCCGCTTGCAGGGCGAGCCGCTGGTCGCGCCGCAACGGCAGTGGTCCCAAGGCGTGGTCAGCGGCGCCATCCAGGTGCCGCCGGATGGCCAGCCGATCATCCTGATGGCCGACCGCCAGACCATGGGCGGCTATCCCATTCTCGGCTGGGTCCATGCCCTTGACCTGGGGCGGCTGGCGCAATGCCCGGCCAACCAGGTGCTGCGCTTCACCGTGATGAGCCTGGACGATTCCCAGGACGAGCTGCGGGAGTTCTATCGCTTCTTCGGGCGGTAG
- the pxpB gene encoding 5-oxoprolinase subunit PxpB — translation MIRLEPAGAEALLLVLADEPDALLPQRIATLAETLRQQAGDLLLDLVPGWTTLLLHFDLTRTDHQALAQLIEPLLEAWLVAPAATDAGRLHEIPIWYCGEDLAWVAESCSLSVGELVDIHSSAEYRVGAIGFSPGFAYLGGLDSRLSLPRRSSPRLRVPAGSLAIAERQTAIYPQASPGGWHLLGRCPWRLFDARREPPCPLALGDRVRFFGIDEARYRAEGGEA, via the coding sequence ATGATCCGCCTCGAGCCCGCGGGCGCCGAAGCCTTGCTGCTGGTGCTGGCCGACGAACCGGACGCCCTGCTGCCGCAGCGCATCGCCACGCTGGCCGAGACGCTGCGTCAGCAGGCGGGTGACCTGCTTCTGGACCTGGTGCCTGGCTGGACCACCCTGCTGCTGCACTTCGACCTGACCCGCACCGACCACCAGGCCCTGGCCCAGCTCATCGAGCCGTTGCTTGAAGCCTGGCTGGTGGCGCCTGCCGCGACCGACGCTGGCCGGCTGCATGAAATCCCCATCTGGTACTGCGGCGAGGACCTGGCCTGGGTGGCCGAGTCCTGCAGCCTGTCCGTGGGCGAGCTGGTGGATATCCACAGCAGCGCCGAATACCGGGTCGGTGCCATCGGCTTCTCGCCGGGTTTCGCCTATCTCGGTGGTCTCGATTCGCGTCTGTCCCTGCCGCGTCGCAGCAGTCCGCGCCTGCGTGTACCGGCCGGGAGCCTGGCCATCGCCGAACGGCAGACGGCTATTTATCCACAGGCATCGCCTGGCGGCTGGCACTTGCTGGGTCGCTGTCCCTGGCGGCTGTTCGACGCCCGCCGCGAGCCGCCATGCCCGCTGGCCCTGGGTGATCGGGTGCGTTTCTTCGGGATCGACGAAGCTCGCTACCGCGCCGAAGGAGGTGAGGCATGA